One genomic segment of Devosia sp. includes these proteins:
- a CDS encoding MmcQ/YjbR family DNA-binding protein produces MTKSETFTQIAMSLEGTRSAPHFDRIAFKVRRTFATLAADGMSANLKFTPDEQEFKCAVAPDLFSAIPNGWGRQGWTVLNFKGANADDMRAALVMAHAHGAAVKAPK; encoded by the coding sequence ATGACAAAATCCGAAACATTCACGCAAATTGCGATGTCGCTCGAGGGCACACGCTCAGCACCGCATTTCGACCGCATCGCATTCAAGGTCAGGCGCACATTTGCGACCCTTGCGGCGGACGGCATGAGTGCCAACCTCAAATTCACGCCCGACGAGCAGGAATTCAAGTGCGCGGTGGCGCCGGACCTGTTTTCAGCCATCCCCAATGGCTGGGGACGACAGGGCTGGACGGTGCTGAATTTCAAGGGGGCGAACGCGGACGACATGCGGGCGGCCCTGGTGATGGCCCATGCGCATGGTGCCGCGGTCAAGGCACCCAAGTAG
- the proS gene encoding proline--tRNA ligase produces MRLSRYFLPVLRDVPKEAEIVSHRLMLRAGMIRQQASGLYSWLPLGYKVLMKVQKIIEEEQNRSGAIELLMPTIQSADLWRESGRYDAYGKEMLRIEDRHEREFLYGPTNEEMITDIFRAYVKSYKDLPLNLYHIQWKFRDEVRPRFGTMRSREFLMKDAYSFDLDKERAVEAYERMFVAYLRTYARMGLTAIPMRADTGPIGGDLSHEWIILAETGESQVFCHRDLLDKPIPAKDVDFRGDLKPIFNDWTSLYAATEEMVDHTEYEASVPEDKRVSARGIEVGHIFYFGLKYSEPMKASVTGQDGKETLVHMGSYGIGLTRVVPAIIEASHDENGIVWPVSVAPFEAVLINLKAGDADTDAACDKLYGELTAAGLDMLYDDRDQPAGSKFATADLVGIPYQLILGPRGLKSGEVEIKHRKSGERETLPIAAAVERLKSLIEPQRMTDI; encoded by the coding sequence ATGCGCCTGTCCCGCTATTTCCTGCCCGTGCTTCGCGATGTGCCCAAGGAAGCCGAAATCGTCTCGCATCGGCTCATGCTGCGCGCCGGCATGATCCGCCAGCAGGCGTCCGGTCTCTATTCCTGGCTGCCGCTCGGCTACAAGGTGCTGATGAAGGTTCAGAAGATCATCGAGGAGGAGCAGAACCGCTCCGGCGCGATTGAACTGCTCATGCCCACCATCCAGTCGGCCGATCTCTGGCGGGAATCCGGCCGCTACGACGCCTATGGCAAGGAAATGCTGCGCATCGAGGACCGCCACGAGCGCGAATTCCTCTATGGCCCCACCAATGAGGAGATGATCACCGACATCTTCCGGGCCTATGTGAAGTCCTACAAGGATCTGCCGCTCAATCTCTACCACATCCAGTGGAAGTTCCGGGACGAGGTGCGTCCGCGCTTCGGCACCATGCGCAGCCGCGAATTCCTGATGAAGGACGCCTATTCCTTCGATCTCGACAAGGAACGGGCAGTCGAAGCCTATGAACGCATGTTCGTGGCCTATCTGCGCACCTATGCCCGCATGGGCCTCACCGCCATTCCCATGCGCGCCGATACCGGACCCATCGGTGGCGATCTCAGCCACGAATGGATCATTCTGGCCGAAACCGGCGAGAGCCAGGTTTTCTGTCACCGCGATCTGCTCGACAAACCCATTCCCGCCAAGGACGTCGATTTCCGCGGCGATCTCAAGCCCATCTTCAACGACTGGACCTCGCTTTACGCGGCCACCGAGGAAATGGTCGATCACACCGAGTACGAAGCCAGTGTGCCGGAGGACAAGCGCGTCTCTGCGCGCGGCATCGAGGTGGGACACATCTTCTATTTCGGCCTCAAATATTCCGAGCCCATGAAGGCCAGCGTCACCGGCCAGGATGGCAAGGAAACCCTGGTGCATATGGGGTCCTATGGTATCGGGCTCACCCGCGTCGTTCCCGCGATCATCGAGGCCAGCCATGACGAGAACGGCATCGTCTGGCCCGTCTCCGTCGCCCCGTTCGAGGCCGTGCTGATCAACCTCAAGGCGGGTGATGCCGATACGGACGCCGCGTGCGACAAGCTCTATGGCGAATTGACTGCCGCCGGCCTCGACATGCTCTACGACGATCGGGACCAGCCGGCTGGCAGCAAGTTTGCCACCGCTGACCTCGTGGGCATTCCCTACCAGCTGATCCTGGGGCCGCGCGGCCTTAAATCCGGCGAAGTCGAAATCAAGCATCGCAAGT